Within Caproicibacterium argilliputei, the genomic segment GCTCACCGGATCAACCAAACGCACCAGGTCAAAGAGATTTTGCAGACAGGAAAGCATGACTCTCATGTTTTTCACAGACAGGTGAAAATGCTTGTTCATCATTTTTTCCTCCTTCAGTCTGAAGCGAACAGATTGTAGGAAACAAAGATAAAAACAGTCGAATTTTTGTAAAAGATCTTCTTTTGTCATTATAACATTTGTGTTTTGCGGATACAACCATTCTGCGAGAAATTTTGAGAAAAGCGTTAAAAATGGCTGCGGTTTTTCCGCAGCCAAAGAGCCGGCGCTTTGCCGGTGCAGAGCCATTAAAACAGATTTGCGGCGCCAAGCAGACCGGCGTTGTTGCCGAGCTGCGCAGTGCGGATTTCCGGCAGAAAGGACGCTGCGCCGCCAAAGACTTCCTGCTTCACCCGCTCGGTGAGTGGGTCAGTCAGGTAAGTGCCCTCCTTACTGATGCCGCCGGACAGCAGAACCGCCTGCGGGCGGAAGATGTTTACCGCATTGGTGATGCCGGCTGCCAGATGTGCGGTGTAGGTTTGCACCACCTGCAGTGCGGCGGGGTCGCCCTGCCGCGCCGCCTGAAACGGGATGCGCCCGTTCATGCGGGAAAGGTCGCCTTCGCAGAGGGTGCAGAGCAAGGAATCCGGCTGCGCCTCGGCGGCACGCCGCGCCTGCCGAATCAGCGCGGTGGCGGAGGCGTAGCTTTCCAGACAGCCGCGCCTGCCACAGGTGCAGCGTTCGCCGTTTTCTACCAGCAGTGTATGACCGAACTCCGCCCCGCCGGGGCCGCCGCCCTCAAAAATTTTTCCGTTTAAGATGATGCCGCTGCCCACGCCGGTGCCGAGCGTCAGCATGAAAACGTTTTGCAGTCCCTTTGCAGCACCGGCGCAGACTTCGCCGAGCGCGGCGCAGTTGGCATCGTTGCTGATGCGCACCGGCACGTCCAGCAGGCGGCGAAGCGCCTGTGCAAGCGGAACGTCTTTCCAGTTGAGGTTGTTGGAGTAAACGACGGTGCCGGTTTTGGCGTCAATCGTACCGGGACAGCCGACACCGGCGGAGCCGACGGCATCCCTGCACAG encodes:
- a CDS encoding ROK family protein produces the protein METTLLRFGIDIGGTGIKAGVVDHENHILGQAYVPTGAQRAWQQVIPDIAKTAQEALQSAGLCRDAVGSAGVGCPGTIDAKTGTVVYSNNLNWKDVPLAQALRRLLDVPVRISNDANCAALGEVCAGAAKGLQNVFMLTLGTGVGSGIILNGKIFEGGGPGGAEFGHTLLVENGERCTCGRRGCLESYASATALIRQARRAAEAQPDSLLCTLCEGDLSRMNGRIPFQAARQGDPAALQVVQTYTAHLAAGITNAVNIFRPQAVLLSGGISKEGTYLTDPLTERVKQEVFGGAASFLPEIRTAQLGNNAGLLGAANLF